A single window of Desulfobacterales bacterium DNA harbors:
- a CDS encoding DUF1499 domain-containing protein, protein MLLIVAVAGGFSSRSVEAAGMEPAGLKDCPGSPNCVSSEATEPEHRVYPFRLKGDRAKTWPAVLRIVAAMHRTVIIIHTDHYIQAESKSRLFGFVDDLELLLKPETGIVSVRSASRSGYYDFGVNRKRIESLRQALRTADLIEPWGVTMSTSTGPRAEP, encoded by the coding sequence GTGCTGCTGATAGTCGCCGTCGCCGGCGGGTTCTCATCCAGATCCGTCGAAGCCGCCGGCATGGAACCGGCCGGCCTGAAAGATTGCCCCGGCAGCCCCAATTGCGTCTCCAGCGAAGCGACCGAACCGGAACATCGTGTGTATCCGTTTCGCCTGAAGGGGGATCGTGCCAAAACATGGCCGGCGGTCCTTCGGATTGTGGCTGCCATGCATCGAACGGTTATCATTATCCATACGGATCATTATATTCAGGCGGAAAGTAAAAGCAGGCTATTCGGCTTCGTTGACGATTTAGAACTGTTATTGAAACCGGAAACCGGGATTGTTTCCGTGCGCTCGGCCTCGCGGAGCGGTTATTACGACTTTGGCGTGAACCGCAAACGGATCGAATCTCTCCGGCAGGCGCTGCGCACCGCAGACCTCATTGAGCCATGGGGAGTAACGATGTCAACATCTACAGGTCCAAGAGCGGAACCATGA
- a CDS encoding DUF6122 family protein, whose product MIRPIAHLLLHFIVPGAAARWAYSERWKKAWLIMMATMIIDLDHLLADPIYDPNRCGIGFHPLHTYAAMIVYTVLSVIPKTRLVGLGLMIHMALDGLDCVWMVFG is encoded by the coding sequence ATGATTCGCCCTATTGCCCACTTGCTGCTCCATTTTATCGTACCCGGAGCTGCCGCCCGTTGGGCCTATTCAGAAAGATGGAAAAAAGCCTGGCTGATTATGATGGCGACCATGATTATTGACCTCGACCATCTTCTGGCCGATCCGATTTATGACCCCAACCGCTGCGGGATCGGTTTTCACCCCCTGCATACTTATGCGGCCATGATTGTCTATACAGTGTTGAGTGTAATCCCCAAGACCCGACTGGTTGGTTTGGGGCTGATGATTCATATGGCGCTGGATGGATTGGATTGTGTCTGGATGGTTTTTGGTTGA
- a CDS encoding pirin family protein, with protein sequence MPAARKIRKVWKSKPTIEGAGVHLKRVFGFAEAPLFDPFLLLDDFRSDQRDYFIKGFPWHPHRGIETITYVLKGDVEHADSLGNKGIISSGDIQWMTAGSGIIHQEMPRGD encoded by the coding sequence ATGCCGGCAGCAAGAAAAATACGCAAAGTCTGGAAAAGCAAACCGACCATCGAAGGGGCAGGCGTTCACCTCAAACGGGTGTTCGGCTTTGCGGAAGCCCCCCTGTTTGACCCTTTTCTGTTATTGGACGATTTCCGCTCCGATCAGCGCGACTACTTTATCAAAGGCTTCCCCTGGCACCCCCATCGCGGGATTGAAACCATCACCTATGTTCTCAAAGGGGATGTCGAGCACGCCGACAGCCTGGGAAACAAGGGAATAATTTCATCCGGCGACATTCAATGGATGACCGCCGGCAGCGGCATCATCCATCAGGAAATGCCCAGGGGTGACTGA
- a CDS encoding 4Fe-4S binding protein: MKFFCAYCSPAGSTRHVAGIVGQELQQLGCGLTYLDLGKTRDWRPFIDKITSAAAADGTCLFIGSPVYVFHVVPPVIQFIELLPSVLAGAAVPFVTWGFVTSGIALWEMGKMLIEKGFGIAAAAKVLSVHSRLWQSQQPIGVGHPDKADDAVVIELVRKFFNNIVSGHARSLSLAQLDYQSHDHREMMMRTSVQSDPRKIPPRKVREDKCTQCGDCQAGCPADAIRLAPYPVFGEACFGCFNCVRLCPAVSGKSHRNRSFRQKSRFVKIDGCLQ, translated from the coding sequence TTGAAATTTTTCTGCGCATACTGTTCACCGGCCGGAAGTACCCGGCATGTCGCCGGAATTGTCGGGCAGGAACTCCAACAGCTGGGATGCGGCCTGACTTACCTGGACCTCGGTAAAACACGGGACTGGAGGCCCTTTATCGACAAAATCACGTCTGCGGCCGCAGCCGACGGCACCTGTCTGTTTATCGGTTCACCGGTGTATGTCTTCCATGTCGTACCCCCGGTTATTCAGTTTATCGAGTTGCTCCCTTCCGTCCTGGCCGGAGCCGCCGTTCCCTTTGTTACCTGGGGATTCGTCACCAGCGGCATCGCCCTCTGGGAAATGGGGAAAATGCTGATTGAAAAAGGCTTTGGCATAGCCGCTGCCGCCAAGGTGCTGAGTGTTCATTCACGTTTATGGCAGTCTCAGCAGCCCATCGGCGTCGGGCACCCGGATAAGGCGGATGACGCGGTTGTCATTGAGCTTGTCCGGAAGTTTTTCAACAACATAGTGTCGGGACATGCCCGATCGCTGTCGCTGGCGCAACTTGACTACCAGTCCCATGATCACCGAGAGATGATGATGCGGACTTCGGTGCAATCAGACCCCCGCAAAATTCCACCCAGAAAAGTACGGGAAGACAAATGCACCCAATGTGGCGACTGCCAGGCGGGATGTCCGGCCGATGCGATTAGACTGGCGCCCTACCCCGTATTCGGCGAAGCCTGTTTCGGGTGTTTCAACTGTGTCCGGCTGTGTCCGGCTGTGTCCGGAAAAAGCCATCGAAACCGATCTTTCCGGCAGAAAAGCCGGTTTGTTAAAATCGATGGCTGTCTACAATGA
- a CDS encoding lipocalin family protein: MRKLFVFFILTLSFLHGCTGRPEGIAPVTNFRLNRYLGTWYEIARLDHRFERGLSHVSATYSLREDGGVDVLNRGFDKSTGKWQEAKGKAYIIGPPTVASLKVSFFGPFYGGYHVMEIDKDHYSFALVCGPSRSYLWILSRDRTLNQSTIDHLVSTANKA; the protein is encoded by the coding sequence ATGAGAAAATTATTTGTTTTTTTCATTCTGACACTTTCATTTTTACACGGATGTACAGGGCGTCCGGAAGGGATAGCGCCGGTAACGAATTTTAGACTAAATCGCTACCTCGGAACATGGTATGAAATTGCCCGGCTGGATCATCGTTTTGAACGCGGATTGAGTCATGTTTCCGCAACTTATTCGTTACGGGAGGACGGCGGCGTCGATGTTTTGAACAGAGGCTTTGACAAATCGACCGGAAAATGGCAGGAAGCCAAGGGAAAGGCATATATTATCGGCCCGCCTACTGTCGCCAGCCTTAAAGTATCCTTTTTCGGCCCCTTTTACGGCGGCTACCATGTCATGGAGATCGACAAAGACCATTATTCCTTCGCGCTGGTATGCGGTCCCAGTCGCTCGTATTTATGGATTCTATCCCGGGATCGTACCCTGAACCAGAGCACCATCGACCATCTGGTTTCAACAGCGAATAAGGCGTGA
- a CDS encoding chalcone isomerase family protein — protein sequence MRDRFILLIILLGSILNAHAAEIGGISMPDLLETEKGVLMLNGAGIRTKFSLSVYVAGLYLRHKNVNPEEIIAADEPMAIRLHVVSAMITSDIMSQATREGFSKTTDGNITPIQPEIDMFITIFSDKINKNDVYDLVYIPAKGVTAYKNNKPLMVTTGLRFKQALFGIWLCDNPVHQGLKKALLGR from the coding sequence ATGAGAGATCGGTTTATTCTTCTAATTATCCTGCTGGGGAGTATTCTGAACGCGCACGCTGCTGAAATCGGCGGCATCTCTATGCCGGATTTGCTTGAAACCGAAAAGGGCGTCCTGATGTTAAACGGCGCCGGGATTCGTACCAAGTTTTCTTTAAGCGTCTATGTCGCCGGCCTGTATCTGAGACATAAGAATGTCAATCCCGAAGAAATCATCGCCGCCGATGAGCCCATGGCGATCCGTCTGCATGTTGTCTCCGCGATGATCACATCTGACATAATGTCGCAGGCAACCCGTGAAGGTTTTTCAAAGACAACGGACGGAAATATCACCCCGATTCAGCCGGAGATCGATATGTTCATTACAATTTTCAGCGACAAAATAAATAAAAACGACGTCTATGATTTGGTTTATATACCTGCCAAGGGTGTCACCGCCTACAAGAATAACAAACCCCTTATGGTTACAACAGGCCTGCGGTTCAAACAGGCCTTGTTCGGTATCTGGCTTTGTGATAATCCGGTTCATCAGGGCTTGAAAAAAGCGCTGCTGGGCCGATAG